In a single window of the Subtercola sp. PAMC28395 genome:
- a CDS encoding FadR/GntR family transcriptional regulator — translation MSQTTRSLTAPVPSSSRVDGSAATSPRAWEAVLAHLEARLVSGDLAPGDHLPSERTLASELGVSRSSVREALRVLEVLGLLRTQTGSGPESGAIIIARPSGGMSSLMRLQVAAQGFRVDDVVSTRLILETAIAGQLAERGATPGLAPLDLSAATEILDAMEATGDREPTPPEFLALDAQFHFSLAEAAGNDVIASMMTGLRNSIEGYSIAGARNLASWSTTATRLKREHRSIIRAIEAADSQAARSAVTEHITGYYAEAGFGQTALLLPHNPDSPHNPSSSDNPDNPTPKGSIPAHG, via the coding sequence ATGTCGCAGACCACACGTTCGCTCACCGCACCCGTGCCCTCCTCCTCACGCGTGGACGGCTCCGCCGCCACCTCGCCCCGCGCCTGGGAGGCCGTTCTCGCCCACCTCGAGGCACGGCTCGTCTCCGGCGACCTCGCACCCGGCGACCACCTGCCCTCCGAACGAACGCTCGCGTCTGAGCTCGGGGTGAGCCGATCATCCGTTCGCGAAGCATTGCGCGTGCTCGAAGTGCTCGGGCTCCTCCGCACCCAGACGGGGTCTGGGCCGGAATCCGGCGCGATCATCATCGCCCGGCCCTCCGGCGGCATGTCGTCGCTCATGCGCCTGCAGGTCGCAGCCCAGGGCTTTCGGGTCGACGATGTCGTAAGCACCCGCCTCATTCTCGAGACGGCCATTGCCGGCCAATTGGCCGAGCGCGGCGCGACGCCCGGACTCGCTCCGCTCGACCTCTCGGCAGCGACCGAGATCCTCGACGCGATGGAGGCGACGGGCGACCGTGAACCGACTCCGCCGGAGTTCCTGGCGCTCGACGCGCAGTTCCACTTCTCGCTCGCCGAAGCCGCCGGCAATGACGTGATCGCCTCGATGATGACGGGCCTCCGCAACTCGATCGAGGGGTACTCGATTGCCGGCGCGCGCAACCTGGCCTCGTGGTCGACCACGGCAACGAGGTTGAAGCGCGAGCATCGGTCGATCATCCGGGCCATCGAGGCGGCCGATTCGCAAGCCGCTCGCTCGGCCGTCACTGAGCACATCACCGGGTACTACGCCGAAGCCGGGTTCGGGCAGACCGCGCTCCTTCTCCCTCACAACCCGGACAGCCCTCACAATCCAAGCAGCTCAGACAACCCAGACAACCCCACGCCGAAAGGATCGATCCCCGCCCATGGTTGA
- a CDS encoding alpha-hydroxy acid oxidase produces the protein MVDRRIPKVRDLAPLMHFKTPDLNAKRRRLEGALTIADLRAIAKRRTPKAAFDYTEGAAEGEISLARARQAFEDIQFTPSILRDVSKVTTGWDVLGAPVAMPFGIAPTGFTRMMQTEGEIAGAGAAAAAGIPFSLSTMGTTAIEDVKAVNPNGRNWFQLYMWKDRERSMALVDRAAKAGFDTLLVTVDVPVAGARLRDKRNGFSIPPQLTLGTVINALPRPEWWINFLTTEPLAFASLDRWSGTVGELLDSMFDPTVTFDDLAWIKAQWPGKIVVKGVQNVSDARRLADLGVDGIVLSNHGGRQLDRAPIPFHLLPEVVREVGSEYEVHLDTGIMSGADIVAAVALGARFTLVGRAYLYGLMAGGREGVDRMIAILSGEIIRTMRLLGVNSLEELTPSHVTQLERLIPRAGAMSEHPVDARRDASADEAVLRR, from the coding sequence ATGGTTGACCGCAGAATCCCCAAGGTACGCGACCTCGCACCGCTCATGCACTTCAAGACGCCCGACCTGAATGCGAAGCGCCGCCGCCTCGAGGGTGCGCTGACCATCGCCGACCTGCGAGCCATCGCCAAACGGCGAACGCCCAAGGCTGCCTTCGACTACACAGAGGGTGCCGCCGAGGGCGAGATCAGCCTCGCTCGTGCCCGCCAGGCCTTCGAAGACATCCAGTTCACCCCGTCGATCCTGCGTGATGTGTCGAAAGTCACAACGGGCTGGGACGTGCTCGGCGCACCCGTCGCGATGCCATTCGGCATTGCGCCGACCGGCTTCACCCGCATGATGCAGACCGAGGGCGAGATCGCCGGTGCCGGCGCAGCCGCCGCAGCTGGCATCCCCTTCTCGTTGTCGACCATGGGCACCACGGCCATCGAAGACGTCAAGGCAGTGAACCCGAACGGCCGCAACTGGTTCCAGCTGTACATGTGGAAGGATCGCGAGCGCTCGATGGCGCTGGTCGACAGGGCAGCCAAGGCCGGTTTCGACACCCTTCTGGTGACCGTCGACGTACCCGTGGCCGGTGCCCGTCTCCGCGACAAGCGAAACGGATTCTCCATTCCCCCGCAGCTCACGCTCGGAACCGTCATCAATGCGCTCCCACGCCCCGAATGGTGGATCAACTTTCTCACCACCGAGCCACTCGCGTTCGCCTCGCTCGACCGCTGGTCGGGAACCGTCGGCGAGTTGCTCGACTCCATGTTCGACCCGACGGTCACCTTCGACGACCTCGCCTGGATCAAGGCGCAGTGGCCGGGCAAGATCGTCGTCAAGGGCGTTCAGAACGTGTCGGATGCCCGGCGACTCGCCGATCTGGGCGTCGACGGTATCGTGCTCTCCAACCATGGCGGCCGCCAGCTCGACCGTGCGCCCATCCCGTTCCACCTGCTGCCCGAGGTCGTCCGCGAAGTCGGATCAGAATACGAAGTGCACCTCGACACGGGCATCATGTCGGGCGCCGACATCGTCGCAGCCGTAGCGCTCGGCGCCCGCTTCACGTTGGTGGGCCGCGCCTACCTCTACGGGCTCATGGCTGGGGGGCGCGAGGGCGTCGACCGCATGATCGCGATCCTCTCGGGTGAGATCATCCGCACTATGCGCCTGCTCGGCGTGAACTCGCTCGAAGAGCTGACGCCGTCGCATGTGACCCAGCTCGAGCGCCTCATCCCGCGCGCTGGAGCTATGAGCGAGCATCCAGTGGATGCTCGCCGCGACGCCAGCGCCGACGAAGCTGTGCTTCGGCGGTAA
- a CDS encoding peptide MFS transporter, giving the protein MSNVDTTAQAPAEHPEPGGKTFFGQPRQLANIFGVEMWERFSFYGMQGILLLYLFYPAAEGGLGLPKDTAAGIVGAYGGAVYLSTILGAWIADRLLGSERVLFFSAVLIMLGHIALALLPGGLGVAVGLVAIAIGSGGLKANATSIVGTLYSENDPRRDAGFSIFYLGINLGAFIGPLLTGLAQTTLGFHYGFGLAAIGMAIGLTQYSFGRKRLPASSRIVPNPLPADRRPRMIVVGALAVIIIAVAVATGLLNVSNLVTVVIVLTVIAAIAYFAIILSSKRISSVERSRVLAFIPLFIASVAFWSLYQQQFTVVTLYSDSQLNRDLFGWQMPVSWVQSINPIFVIILSGVFAAIWTRLGTRQPATPLKFAAGTIVMGLAFFLFLPFANGADNSTPLIALVGILFVFTVAELFISPVGLSISTKLAPEIYRTQMVALFFLSVALGTAISGKLAEFYDPTNQVPYFGVLGAIAVVIGLLLVLATPLVRRLMAGVR; this is encoded by the coding sequence GTGAGCAATGTAGACACGACCGCGCAGGCCCCTGCCGAGCATCCGGAGCCTGGGGGCAAGACGTTCTTCGGGCAACCGCGTCAACTGGCGAACATCTTCGGCGTGGAGATGTGGGAGCGCTTCTCGTTCTACGGCATGCAGGGCATCCTGCTGCTGTACTTGTTCTACCCCGCCGCGGAGGGCGGGCTCGGCCTGCCCAAAGACACCGCCGCGGGCATCGTCGGCGCGTACGGCGGTGCCGTCTACCTCTCCACGATTCTTGGGGCGTGGATCGCCGACCGCCTGCTCGGCTCAGAGCGCGTGCTGTTCTTCAGCGCGGTGCTCATCATGCTCGGCCACATTGCCCTTGCCCTGCTGCCCGGCGGGCTCGGCGTCGCTGTCGGGCTCGTCGCGATCGCCATCGGCAGCGGCGGACTCAAGGCGAACGCGACCTCGATCGTCGGCACGCTCTATTCAGAGAACGATCCGCGTCGCGACGCCGGATTCTCGATCTTCTACCTCGGTATCAACCTCGGCGCCTTCATCGGCCCGCTGCTGACGGGGCTCGCGCAGACGACCCTCGGCTTTCACTACGGCTTCGGCCTGGCTGCGATCGGCATGGCCATCGGCCTCACCCAGTACAGTTTCGGCCGCAAGCGCCTGCCCGCGTCGTCGCGGATCGTTCCGAACCCGCTCCCGGCCGACAGGCGGCCCCGGATGATCGTGGTCGGTGCCCTCGCCGTCATCATCATCGCCGTGGCCGTCGCGACCGGCTTGCTCAATGTGAGCAACCTCGTGACCGTGGTGATTGTGCTGACCGTGATCGCTGCGATTGCGTATTTCGCGATCATCCTGAGCAGTAAGCGCATCTCGAGTGTGGAGCGGAGCCGGGTGCTCGCGTTCATTCCGCTCTTCATCGCGAGCGTGGCGTTCTGGTCGCTGTACCAGCAGCAGTTCACGGTGGTGACGCTCTACTCCGACAGCCAGCTGAACCGGGACCTCTTCGGCTGGCAGATGCCTGTGTCGTGGGTGCAGTCGATCAACCCGATCTTCGTGATCATCCTCTCGGGGGTATTCGCGGCCATCTGGACCAGACTCGGCACGCGCCAACCGGCCACGCCGCTGAAGTTCGCCGCGGGCACGATCGTGATGGGGCTGGCGTTCTTCCTGTTCCTGCCGTTCGCGAACGGGGCCGACAACAGCACCCCGCTGATTGCGCTCGTGGGCATCCTGTTCGTCTTCACGGTGGCCGAACTCTTCATTTCGCCGGTCGGGCTGTCGATCTCCACGAAACTGGCGCCCGAGATCTACCGGACGCAGATGGTGGCACTGTTCTTCCTCTCGGTTGCGCTCGGCACGGCGATCTCGGGCAAGCTCGCCGAGTTCTACGACCCGACGAACCAGGTGCCGTACTTCGGCGTGCTGGGTGCGATCGCTGTGGTGATCGGCCTGCTGCTCGTGTTGGCGACGCCGCTCGTGCGGCGCCTCATGGCCGGGGTGCGCTGA